Part of the Acidobacteriota bacterium genome is shown below.
ACGCGACGCGGTGCGTCATCGCCTGGCGCGGCTCGACCGGAAGCTGGCGTGCCAGCCGGCGACCATCCCACTGGCGGCGCCGCTGCTGAAGCACGACGACTAACCCCATCCGACGATCCGGCTGCAGGCTGCCGGCGACAGACTGCCGACCTGCACGAGCGTTCCGCCCGAACGGTCCCGATGCCTTCGCCTCACGCCTGGTGACGTTTCGCTGGGGGCTCGATAGGCCACTTCGTGCCGTGTGGGGCCGCCAGCCGGCGGCCGCCAGCCGTGAGCCTGGTCCATTCACGTTTCCCGCGCGCCGGCCGATCTCTCCGGCATGGCGCCGGTCCAGGACTTCGCCCACATCCTCGACCAGAAGCTCGACGACGCCCGCCAGGCGGCTGCCCGCCGGACGGGAAGTGCGCCCCTCGGCCGGTTCTGGACGGCCGATCCGGCCCTGGGCTTCCGGCTGCCGGACCACCCCGTGCGGTCGGTGTCGGGACGACAGGCGTACCCGCCTGCCGCCGCTGGTGCGCCCACCAGGGCGGTCGTTGTCGGCGACGGCGCACCGTCACGGGTGGTGAGCCTCCGGACGGCGGCTCAGCGCGAGGCTGCGGACCTGATCGAGCGCCTCGGCGGGCCCCGCCTGCGGCGGGTCTGTCTCGAAGACGAGGTCCGCCGCGCGTATCGCGCCCTTGCGCGTCGTCTCCATCCCGATGCGCACCCGACCGCCCTCCCGGAAGAGCGCCGGCGCCTGGCGGCGGCGTTCGCGTCCCTGTCGGTCGCCTACCGTACGCTGGTCGCCTGAAAGGGGACACTCACCTTTTCCTTCGGCCGGTCTGCCGACACGGTCCCCTCTCGACCGGCGAATGTCGGTAGACCGACGGCCGAAATAGGTGAGTGTCCCCATTTCTCGCCGCCAGTTGCGAGCCGACTGTCGAATCAGGGCTGACACCCTTTCGTGCTGACGGGTGCTATCATCGGGCCCCTACGGTCGAACCCGGAGGAGCTCGAATGTCCACCCGCTGGCGGGTTCACGCGGCGCTTGCGCTCGCGCTGGCGATCGGCGTCGGGGCAGCCGGCCGTTCCTCGGTCGGCGCGTCGACTCGGCAGACCTCCGATCCGCAGCCCACCTTCCGCTCCGGCGTCGACGTCGTCGGGGTCGACGTCACCGTGCTCGACCGCAACGGGCTCCCCGTTCTCGACCTCGAGCCCGACGACTTCGTCGTGCGCGTCGATGGCCAGCCGCGCGAGGTCGTGTCGGCCCGGCTCCTGCAGTTCGCGCCGCCTCGCCGCACGCCTGGACCGCGGCCCGAGTTCAGCTCGCCCTTCAGCACGAACCGGCCGATGTCGGCGGGCCGCGCGGTGCTGATCGTCGTCGATGCCGGCAGTTTCGCGGCGATGGAGCCGAAGCCCGCACTCGACGCGGCCGTACGGTTCGTCGACCAGCTCGCACCGGAGGACCGT
Proteins encoded:
- a CDS encoding DnaJ domain-containing protein, with protein sequence MAPVQDFAHILDQKLDDARQAAARRTGSAPLGRFWTADPALGFRLPDHPVRSVSGRQAYPPAAAGAPTRAVVVGDGAPSRVVSLRTAAQREAADLIERLGGPRLRRVCLEDEVRRAYRALARRLHPDAHPTALPEERRRLAAAFASLSVAYRTLVA